One part of the Pannonibacter sp. XCT-53 genome encodes these proteins:
- a CDS encoding glycosyltransferase family protein, whose translation MKRILAISSSGGHWEQLMLLRDSFSTHEVVYVNTLQGLAERNGIDDAYVVPDCNRNTPLQSLSSAWKIFRIILKHRPDVIISTGAAPGIIAIFIGRFFGARTIWIDSVANSEKLSLSGKLAGYVAHLQLTQWEHLSHNGGPRFAGAVL comes from the coding sequence ATGAAGCGCATTCTCGCCATTTCATCGTCGGGGGGGCACTGGGAGCAACTGATGCTCCTGCGTGACAGTTTCTCGACCCATGAGGTCGTCTATGTGAACACCCTGCAAGGACTGGCGGAGCGCAACGGCATCGACGACGCGTACGTCGTCCCGGACTGTAACCGGAACACGCCGCTGCAAAGTCTGTCGAGTGCATGGAAGATTTTCCGGATCATCCTGAAGCATCGGCCTGACGTCATCATATCGACCGGTGCTGCGCCTGGGATCATTGCCATCTTCATTGGTCGTTTCTTCGGTGCACGCACGATCTGGATCGACAGCGTGGCCAATTCCGAGAAGCTGTCCCTGAGCGGAAAGCTTGCGGGTTACGTTGCGCACCTGCAGCTGACCCAGTGGGAACATCTGTCGCATAACGGTGGCCCCCGGTTCGCAGGAGCGGTGCTGTGA
- a CDS encoding tetratricopeptide repeat protein encodes MSLQRLAISFAISAPLLMGTALPTLAQTTQTAEPPQGSQTSPAPQKPASVSELRKVLQDGGSQEAITSALQQLQARADQGDRNALHVLGDYLSRNASSGEDREKAIDLLTKAGQAGNSWSYVRLGDVFSQGAGVERDAARAFGYYSAAADGGNKVAQLAVARALIAGDGVATDVERGLALLTGLAEEGDRNALLALGDLYSRGTTVPLDGARAVDYLTRAAEAGNTAAHTRLGEIYRDGIGVPVDPARSLAAFQAAQASGAATADLRLAEAALWGVGETQDVEKGVRLLREQASAGNIGAMLLLSEVLLRGELVAANVADGMKLLEDAAAKGNVTATLRLAEAYRTGAYVKRDTAKALQLSESAAAAGNPAALLDLARGHMDGEFGRLSNRAKAAAYLKQAEEMNVPAATVLAADWMLRGQGMRMDVAGALAKLEKAATAGNADAARRLITLYRSGSGKMLKPNPVKARAALSAYAPLLGATFVTREELFISAVAAASRAEFAALAEAFKAAPQQTRVSLLTTLRWSNANAFVYLVQDELQTRGLYKGPLNGLLTRDTIRAIGTLCDAGPSGERCRQGPLTGDAARLIAVRVAAGA; translated from the coding sequence ATGTCCTTGCAACGACTGGCCATTTCCTTTGCCATCTCTGCACCTCTGCTGATGGGGACGGCCCTGCCGACCCTCGCCCAGACCACGCAGACCGCCGAACCGCCCCAGGGCTCGCAGACCTCCCCCGCCCCCCAGAAGCCGGCCAGCGTCAGCGAGCTGCGCAAGGTGCTGCAGGATGGTGGCTCGCAGGAGGCCATCACCTCCGCCCTGCAGCAGCTCCAGGCCCGGGCCGACCAGGGGGACAGGAACGCGCTGCATGTCCTTGGTGATTACCTTTCCCGAAACGCCTCTTCTGGCGAGGACCGGGAGAAGGCCATCGACCTCCTGACCAAGGCCGGTCAGGCTGGCAACAGCTGGAGCTATGTTCGTCTCGGCGACGTCTTCAGCCAGGGGGCAGGCGTCGAGAGGGACGCCGCCCGAGCCTTCGGCTATTACTCGGCTGCAGCCGACGGCGGAAACAAGGTCGCGCAGCTGGCTGTCGCCCGCGCCCTGATTGCCGGCGACGGTGTCGCGACCGATGTAGAGCGCGGCCTCGCGCTGCTGACCGGGCTGGCGGAGGAAGGCGATCGCAACGCCCTGCTGGCGCTTGGTGATCTCTATTCTCGTGGCACGACCGTGCCTCTCGATGGCGCGAGGGCCGTCGATTACCTCACGCGCGCCGCAGAGGCGGGCAATACGGCGGCCCATACCCGCCTAGGCGAAATCTATCGCGACGGAATCGGTGTGCCGGTCGACCCGGCCCGCTCGCTTGCAGCCTTCCAGGCAGCCCAGGCCTCCGGTGCAGCAACCGCAGACCTTCGCCTTGCGGAGGCCGCCCTTTGGGGTGTCGGCGAGACGCAGGATGTGGAAAAGGGCGTGCGCCTGCTCCGCGAGCAGGCCTCCGCCGGCAACATCGGCGCCATGCTTCTCCTGTCGGAGGTGCTGCTGCGCGGGGAACTGGTCGCGGCGAATGTGGCCGACGGCATGAAACTGCTTGAGGACGCCGCCGCAAAGGGCAACGTCACGGCAACACTCCGCCTTGCCGAGGCCTATCGGACGGGAGCGTACGTCAAGCGGGATACCGCGAAGGCTCTCCAGCTGTCCGAAAGCGCCGCTGCCGCCGGCAATCCGGCTGCCTTGCTGGATCTGGCTCGCGGGCACATGGATGGCGAGTTCGGACGCCTGTCGAACCGCGCGAAGGCAGCCGCCTACCTCAAGCAGGCCGAAGAGATGAACGTTCCGGCCGCAACCGTTCTGGCAGCCGACTGGATGCTGCGCGGACAGGGAATGCGGATGGATGTTGCCGGGGCCCTCGCCAAGCTTGAAAAGGCTGCGACCGCTGGCAACGCAGATGCGGCCAGACGCCTGATCACCCTGTACAGAAGCGGTTCCGGCAAGATGCTGAAGCCCAATCCGGTCAAGGCGCGGGCGGCCTTGTCGGCCTATGCCCCGCTGCTCGGTGCCACGTTCGTGACACGAGAGGAGCTGTTCATCAGCGCCGTGGCTGCTGCCTCGCGGGCCGAGTTCGCGGCCCTTGCCGAGGCTTTCAAGGCGGCGCCGCAGCAGACCCGGGTCAGCCTTCTGACCACCCTTCGCTGGTCGAATGCCAATGCCTTCGTCTATCTGGTGCAGGACGAGCTGCAGACCCGCGGACTGTACAAGGGGCCGCTCAACGGCCTCCTGACCCGGGACACGATCCGCGCGATCGGCACGCTGTGCGATGCCGGCCCCTCGGGCGAGCGCTGCCGCCAGGGTCCCCTCACCGGCGACGCCGCCCGGCTCATCGCCGTCCGGGTTGCCGCTGGCGCCTGA
- a CDS encoding glycosyltransferase family 2 protein: MPPAFSVVIPTYNRAQKILRTLLSVRDQTFADFECIIVDDGSRDGEDLARVVAGLNDPRFVYIRQDNAGACSARNRGVDAARGQFTAFLDSDDLFLPGKLQAQHALLTQASGPDTVVFSRLIVERSQSKRWIKPPKGPRPGERIDEYVMCTQGWVQSSTIALPTDLARRVRWDEALPSSQDTDYAVRLASAGATFLFIEEPLIILDDVFDPNRVSKQGNYRPLLAWIDRMRGVHVSEKAYWAYRGWQCARVASYSDRITGIKLYLGSVWRGVYSPVQALRIAAQVCLPRHVYQSMIDKVVSAFGSRGGSSRPS, encoded by the coding sequence ATGCCGCCTGCCTTTTCCGTCGTCATTCCGACCTACAACAGGGCGCAGAAGATCCTTCGGACGCTGCTGTCCGTGAGAGACCAGACATTCGCCGACTTCGAGTGCATCATCGTTGACGATGGCTCCCGTGACGGAGAAGATCTTGCCCGTGTCGTTGCCGGGTTGAACGACCCGCGCTTTGTGTACATTCGCCAGGACAACGCCGGTGCCTGCAGTGCACGCAACAGGGGGGTCGACGCAGCCCGCGGGCAATTCACCGCCTTTCTCGATTCCGACGATCTGTTCCTGCCCGGGAAGCTGCAGGCCCAGCATGCCCTGCTGACGCAGGCGAGCGGACCGGATACGGTGGTGTTCAGCCGGCTGATCGTGGAACGAAGCCAGTCCAAGCGCTGGATCAAGCCACCAAAGGGTCCGAGACCCGGCGAGCGTATCGACGAGTACGTGATGTGCACCCAAGGCTGGGTGCAGTCCTCCACGATCGCCCTGCCGACCGACCTGGCCCGACGTGTCCGGTGGGATGAGGCGCTCCCGTCCTCGCAGGACACCGACTATGCCGTCCGGCTTGCCAGTGCAGGCGCCACCTTCCTCTTCATCGAGGAGCCGCTCATCATTCTGGATGACGTCTTCGATCCGAACCGCGTGTCGAAGCAGGGAAACTACAGGCCGCTTCTGGCCTGGATCGACAGGATGCGCGGAGTGCACGTGTCCGAAAAGGCCTATTGGGCCTACCGCGGGTGGCAGTGCGCACGGGTGGCGTCCTATTCGGACCGTATCACCGGCATCAAGCTCTATCTCGGGTCAGTCTGGCGCGGGGTATACTCGCCCGTTCAGGCCTTGCGGATTGCCGCGCAGGTCTGCCTGCCGCGACATGTCTATCAGAGCATGATCGACAAGGTGGTTTCGGCCTTCGGATCCAGAGGCGGGTCTTCTCGTCCGTCGTGA
- a CDS encoding glycosyltransferase — translation MILVSVGTQLPFDRLIRAIDDIAPKLDEEIVAQIGVTAYRPSNVTFHKTLAPIAYEDLVKQARVLVSHAGIGTILGAQKHKKPIVIFPRQAQFGEHRNDHQLATCRQLRHYKGVYVAETEAMLLETLQRGDLEPLTSSSAPDRRDGLIRFLRDFIDA, via the coding sequence GTGATCCTCGTATCTGTCGGTACCCAGCTTCCCTTTGACCGCCTGATCCGGGCCATCGACGACATTGCTCCGAAACTGGACGAGGAGATCGTCGCGCAGATCGGCGTCACCGCATATCGCCCCTCGAACGTGACGTTCCACAAGACGCTTGCCCCGATTGCCTACGAAGACCTCGTGAAGCAGGCCCGGGTTCTGGTCAGCCATGCCGGAATCGGCACGATCCTCGGTGCCCAGAAGCACAAGAAGCCGATCGTGATCTTTCCGCGACAGGCGCAGTTCGGCGAGCACCGCAACGATCACCAGCTCGCGACGTGCCGGCAGCTGCGTCATTACAAGGGCGTCTATGTCGCGGAGACTGAAGCGATGCTGCTCGAGACGCTCCAGCGCGGGGATCTCGAGCCGCTGACCTCGTCCTCGGCTCCGGACCGCAGGGACGGCCTGATCCGCTTTCTGCGCGACTTCATCGATGCCTGA
- the cobU gene encoding bifunctional adenosylcobinamide kinase/adenosylcobinamide-phosphate guanylyltransferase, which produces MARPEHLVARAVLVTGGARSGKSSFAERLALGAGREPVYVATSAAWDQEMAERIGQHKARRDGRWTTVEEQLDLVGTLARHCGPDRVVLVDCLTLWLTNLMLADRDLAGETANLAAVVPGLAGPVIFVTNEVGLGIVPDNAMARAFRDAQGRLNQELARVCDRVVLVASGLPLLLKPSSCPDIQL; this is translated from the coding sequence TTGGCAAGGCCCGAGCACCTGGTTGCCCGCGCCGTGCTGGTCACGGGCGGGGCCCGGTCCGGCAAGAGCAGCTTTGCAGAACGGCTGGCGCTTGGCGCCGGCCGTGAGCCTGTCTATGTCGCCACTTCCGCCGCCTGGGACCAGGAGATGGCCGAGCGCATCGGTCAGCACAAGGCCCGGCGCGACGGACGCTGGACGACGGTCGAGGAACAGCTCGATCTGGTCGGCACGCTCGCGCGGCACTGCGGCCCCGACAGGGTCGTGCTCGTCGACTGCCTGACGCTGTGGCTCACCAACCTGATGCTGGCCGACCGGGACCTTGCCGGTGAAACCGCAAACCTTGCCGCTGTCGTTCCCGGTCTCGCCGGTCCGGTGATCTTCGTGACCAACGAGGTGGGGCTCGGCATCGTGCCTGACAATGCCATGGCGCGCGCCTTCCGCGACGCGCAGGGCCGTCTCAATCAGGAGCTTGCCCGGGTCTGCGACCGCGTCGTGCTGGTCGCCAGCGGGCTGCCGCTCCTTCTCAAACCCAGTTCCTGTCCGGATATCCAGTTATGA
- a CDS encoding MATE family efflux transporter: MVSTVASRLIGKTVNFVVFIILARELSVQDMGLYGFIFATSIIVATGFDFGIRNSSAFFIGQSKENANAYAKLTLQLFAVLALPTIAFMYAVLFMHGDGQTDLAISIAVSVNVAALLFIRMAQGILIGEGRIGDFNRSELASRVVLFLATAGILLADQVNILTAFGSLALSNTAAALVVMWYVRKSISTGGTASEASAKTLVGRGIKFMLGVLAMLTAKQMAFLAVSQLGTADDAGVFFALRRITELLTEVGLAVSVVVFSKNVRTTDRGEAIRSAAHSTRVSFALFVLLSIVAFVFAEALLGVVLGEPYASSPDLFRILLIGTLASTIWTIIFPSLSAIDNPMVSFWIFLPNLLFGGICSYVLFMSYGIYGAAWAMLLSHVVITASFLAVFKLRYGASVRDFLLLKRSDFAELAGFSAKIRRRLKL, from the coding sequence ATGGTTTCGACCGTCGCGTCGCGTTTGATCGGCAAGACGGTCAACTTTGTTGTCTTTATCATTCTCGCACGAGAACTATCGGTCCAGGACATGGGGCTTTATGGCTTCATCTTTGCGACTTCGATTATAGTTGCGACCGGCTTTGACTTTGGAATCCGCAACTCATCGGCCTTTTTCATCGGCCAGTCCAAAGAAAACGCCAACGCATATGCCAAACTGACACTTCAGCTGTTTGCGGTTCTTGCTCTTCCGACAATCGCGTTCATGTACGCCGTGCTTTTCATGCATGGCGACGGGCAGACAGACCTTGCCATCTCGATCGCGGTATCCGTCAACGTCGCGGCCTTGCTGTTCATTCGCATGGCGCAAGGCATCCTGATCGGCGAAGGGCGCATCGGCGACTTCAACCGCTCCGAGCTGGCTTCGCGTGTCGTCCTCTTCCTCGCGACGGCCGGGATCCTGCTTGCCGATCAGGTCAATATCCTGACGGCCTTCGGCAGTCTGGCCTTGTCGAACACGGCAGCCGCGCTGGTGGTCATGTGGTACGTGCGAAAGTCGATCTCGACTGGCGGCACGGCCAGCGAGGCGTCCGCAAAGACACTGGTCGGACGCGGCATAAAGTTCATGCTTGGCGTGCTTGCGATGCTGACTGCCAAGCAGATGGCCTTCCTGGCAGTCTCCCAACTCGGGACGGCTGACGACGCGGGCGTCTTCTTTGCGCTCCGCCGGATTACAGAGCTCCTGACAGAGGTTGGCCTTGCGGTCTCCGTCGTCGTGTTTTCCAAGAATGTCCGAACGACGGATCGAGGCGAGGCAATAAGGTCTGCCGCCCATTCGACGCGGGTCTCCTTCGCGCTGTTCGTGCTGCTCAGCATTGTCGCATTTGTTTTCGCGGAAGCGCTGCTTGGCGTCGTGCTCGGCGAGCCCTATGCAAGTTCTCCCGACCTTTTCAGGATCCTCCTGATCGGGACACTCGCCAGTACGATCTGGACAATCATCTTCCCAAGCCTTTCCGCAATCGACAACCCGATGGTGTCTTTCTGGATCTTCCTGCCAAACCTCCTGTTTGGCGGAATTTGCTCCTATGTCCTGTTCATGAGTTACGGAATTTACGGTGCAGCATGGGCGATGCTGCTGTCGCATGTGGTGATCACGGCTTCCTTCCTTGCGGTGTTCAAGTTGCGCTATGGCGCGTCCGTCAGGGATTTTCTCCTGCTCAAGCGGAGTGATTTCGCCGAGCTTGCCGGTTTTTCGGCAAAAATCAGACGCCGCCTGAAACTCTGA
- a CDS encoding TolB-like translocation protein: protein MRNTNLWYNLKAAKRSLKEVPETLRLMLGAVTRTFGGAADLPDVGSECPAPSRAYRPDSTPVPIHVVTPSDGHYMTTFFDIDPLSPSGRYLAVTRVPFIWRVPTVGEAASVVVIDLHTGHARTVYRTVGWGAQLGANVQWGADDATLLCNDVIDGRGTGVRIDLRTLTAIPLSGPVYGLTPDRRTSFSARIDYINAGIPGYGVPDPVFGKPRPSERQSKTDGIWRTDLETGASELFLSIDDIVRQLPEQESLAGGTYYVFNVKISPTGTQGFAVLFSRGIPGRAGWPPQLVTFDLDGTNVRLAIPDRIWRRGGHHPSWLPWGDEIVMNLRHDSKKMQFVRFRPDGTDLNVLAPGHVGGGHPSLNQSGTHLLTDAYVSEKLANDKGEVPIRLIDLRTNVETALCHVDTKRLDGWRRIDPHPVWSDRGKKVFFNGIVDGRRQVLCADMSNIS, encoded by the coding sequence ATGCGCAACACCAATCTCTGGTACAATCTGAAGGCTGCCAAGCGGTCTCTCAAGGAGGTTCCCGAAACCCTGCGCCTCATGCTCGGCGCAGTAACCCGAACCTTTGGCGGGGCGGCCGACTTGCCCGACGTCGGATCAGAGTGCCCTGCCCCGTCCCGTGCCTACCGTCCCGACAGCACGCCCGTGCCCATCCATGTGGTGACGCCGTCTGACGGTCATTACATGACGACATTCTTCGACATCGACCCGCTCAGCCCCTCGGGTCGCTACCTTGCGGTCACCAGGGTCCCGTTCATCTGGCGGGTTCCGACTGTTGGCGAGGCAGCGTCGGTGGTGGTGATTGACCTGCATACCGGCCACGCCAGAACGGTTTACCGGACGGTGGGCTGGGGCGCCCAACTCGGGGCAAACGTGCAGTGGGGTGCAGACGACGCCACGCTGCTCTGCAACGACGTCATCGACGGGCGCGGCACGGGCGTCAGGATCGACCTGCGCACGCTGACGGCGATCCCTCTCTCCGGGCCCGTGTACGGCCTCACGCCCGACCGGCGCACCAGCTTCAGCGCGCGGATCGACTACATCAACGCCGGGATTCCAGGCTACGGGGTTCCTGACCCTGTCTTCGGCAAACCTCGCCCATCAGAGCGGCAGAGCAAGACAGATGGCATCTGGCGAACCGACCTTGAGACCGGCGCAAGCGAGCTGTTTTTGAGCATTGACGACATCGTGCGTCAGCTTCCGGAGCAGGAGTCCCTGGCGGGCGGGACCTATTATGTTTTCAACGTGAAGATCAGTCCGACTGGCACACAGGGATTTGCAGTGCTGTTCTCGCGCGGAATCCCCGGCCGCGCAGGCTGGCCGCCGCAACTCGTGACCTTCGATCTTGACGGTACCAACGTCAGACTCGCCATTCCCGACCGGATCTGGCGGCGCGGTGGCCATCATCCAAGCTGGCTGCCGTGGGGGGACGAGATCGTCATGAACCTTCGGCATGACTCAAAAAAGATGCAGTTTGTCCGCTTCAGACCCGACGGGACGGACCTCAACGTCCTTGCGCCGGGCCACGTTGGAGGGGGGCATCCCAGCCTGAACCAATCCGGCACCCACTTGCTCACCGACGCCTACGTCAGCGAAAAGTTGGCGAACGACAAGGGGGAAGTGCCGATCCGGCTTATCGACCTTCGTACAAATGTCGAGACGGCCCTCTGCCATGTCGATACAAAGCGCCTCGATGGCTGGCGCCGCATCGATCCTCACCCCGTTTGGAGTGATCGCGGCAAGAAAGTTTTCTTCAACGGTATTGTTGACGGTCGGCGGCAGGTACTTTGCGCAGACATGTCAAATATTTCTTAG
- the cobW gene encoding cobalamin biosynthesis protein CobW, giving the protein MTTVLSQGGKIPATIVTGFLGAGKTTLIRNLLLNAGGRRIALIVNEFGDMGFDGSLLDGCVDPSCSADDVVELTNGCICCTVADDFLPTMEMLLARETPPDHIVIETSGLALPQPLVRAFSWPSVKTRVTVDGVITVLDAAALAEGRIALDEEALEAQRAADASLDHDNPVEELFHDQLACADLVVLNKADLVDADQLAHIREHITEDVRSGVEIIHAEKGNLPVDVLLGRSAAAEDDLAARRAHHHHHHDHDDDHDHDHDDDHDHDHDDDDHDHHHDDFESHVLPVAAFASLKDLEQAVARAMALPGVLRIKGAASVTGKAAPALVQAVGPRVETWFAAGARMPGHVVVIGLKGLDLSSITEALGKAKAA; this is encoded by the coding sequence ATGACCACCGTGCTTTCTCAGGGCGGCAAGATCCCCGCCACCATCGTCACCGGCTTCCTCGGCGCCGGCAAGACGACGCTGATCCGCAACCTGCTGCTCAATGCCGGCGGCCGCCGCATCGCGCTCATCGTCAACGAGTTCGGCGACATGGGCTTCGACGGCTCGCTGCTGGACGGCTGCGTCGACCCGTCCTGCAGCGCCGACGATGTGGTCGAGCTGACCAATGGCTGCATCTGCTGCACCGTGGCTGACGATTTCCTGCCGACCATGGAAATGCTGCTGGCGCGCGAGACGCCGCCCGATCACATCGTCATCGAGACCTCGGGCCTTGCGCTGCCGCAGCCGCTGGTGCGCGCCTTCTCCTGGCCGAGCGTCAAGACCCGCGTGACGGTGGACGGGGTCATCACCGTGCTGGACGCCGCCGCTCTGGCGGAAGGCCGCATCGCGCTCGACGAGGAGGCGCTGGAGGCGCAGCGGGCCGCCGATGCCTCGCTCGACCACGACAATCCGGTCGAGGAGCTGTTCCACGACCAGCTCGCCTGCGCCGATCTCGTCGTGCTCAACAAGGCCGATCTGGTGGATGCTGACCAGCTTGCCCATATCCGCGAGCACATCACCGAGGATGTCCGGTCCGGCGTCGAGATCATCCATGCCGAGAAGGGCAACCTGCCGGTCGACGTGCTGCTCGGCCGTTCGGCCGCAGCCGAGGACGATCTGGCCGCGCGCCGGGCGCATCATCACCACCATCACGACCATGATGATGACCATGACCATGACCACGATGATGATCACGATCACGATCACGATGACGACGATCACGACCATCATCACGATGACTTCGAGAGCCATGTCCTGCCGGTCGCGGCCTTCGCCAGCCTGAAGGATCTGGAGCAGGCTGTCGCCCGGGCCATGGCGCTGCCCGGCGTGCTGCGCATCAAGGGGGCGGCGTCGGTGACGGGCAAGGCGGCGCCGGCGCTGGTGCAGGCCGTCGGCCCGCGCGTCGAGACCTGGTTCGCCGCCGGGGCCAGGATGCCCGGCCATGTCGTCGTCATCGGCCTGAAGGGGCTGGACCTGTCGTCGATCACCGAAGCCCTCGGCAAGGCGAAGGCGGCCTGA
- a CDS encoding HupE/UreJ family protein, producing MIMISRALRSGATPLLLVVPALLAGTGTAAAHHMMDGQMPQTFVQGLLSGLGHPVIGFDHLAFIIAVGLAAGLVGRSLVLPAAFVLATIAGVLVHMAAIDLPLAEVVIALSVIIAGGLIVSETELPAGAWAVLFAIAGLFHGYAYGESIIGAEPAPLYAYFIGFAVIQFAVASLAMMLTNPKAAAVPASLTARMVGAGIVGVGFSAIGAQLFG from the coding sequence ATGATCATGATTTCCCGCGCCCTGCGTTCGGGCGCCACTCCGCTTTTGCTGGTCGTCCCGGCGCTGCTTGCCGGCACCGGCACCGCCGCTGCCCATCACATGATGGACGGCCAGATGCCTCAGACCTTCGTGCAGGGCCTGCTGTCCGGCCTCGGCCACCCGGTGATCGGGTTCGACCATCTTGCCTTCATCATCGCTGTCGGTCTGGCCGCGGGCCTTGTTGGCCGCAGCCTCGTCCTGCCGGCGGCCTTTGTCCTTGCCACCATCGCGGGCGTTCTGGTGCACATGGCGGCCATTGACCTGCCGCTGGCCGAAGTCGTCATCGCCCTGTCGGTGATCATTGCCGGTGGTCTCATCGTCAGCGAGACCGAGCTGCCGGCCGGGGCATGGGCGGTGCTGTTCGCCATCGCCGGGCTGTTCCACGGCTATGCCTACGGCGAATCGATCATTGGCGCCGAACCGGCACCGCTTTATGCCTATTTCATCGGCTTTGCCGTCATCCAGTTTGCCGTCGCCAGCCTTGCGATGATGCTGACCAATCCGAAGGCTGCGGCCGTTCCGGCCTCGCTGACGGCCCGGATGGTCGGTGCCGGCATCGTCGGCGTCGGCTTCAGCGCCATCGGCGCCCAGCTCTTCGGCTGA
- a CDS encoding UDP-glucose dehydrogenase family protein, with product MKIAMIGSGYVGLVSGACLADFGHEVTCVDKAVDKIEALKRGEIPIFEPGLDQLVATNVKAGRLSFTTDLAGPVGEADVVFIAVGTPSRRGDGHADLSYVYGCAREIAAAVKGFTVVVTKSTVPVGTGDEVERIIRDTNPAADVVVVSNPEFLREGAAIGDFKRPDRIVIGIEDERAREPMTEVYRPLYLNQAPLLFTARRTSELIKYAGNAFLAMKITFINEMADLCERVGADVQDVARGIGLDGRIGSKFLHAGPGYGGSCFPKDTLALVKTAQDHDSPVRLIETTVAINDQRKRAMARKVVTAVGGDVRGKTIAILGLTFKPNTDDMREAPSLSIIQALQDAGATIRGYDPEGMEAAKGLLDNVTYTKDAYDCATGADALVIVTEWDAFRALDFPRLKTVMTAPVVVDLRNVYKAADVTRHGFAYASVGRGGLDRDIKIRDAAE from the coding sequence ATGAAGATTGCGATGATCGGCTCCGGTTATGTGGGCCTCGTTTCCGGCGCGTGCCTGGCCGATTTCGGTCATGAGGTGACCTGCGTCGACAAGGCCGTCGACAAGATCGAGGCGCTGAAGCGCGGCGAGATCCCGATCTTCGAGCCGGGCCTCGACCAGCTGGTCGCCACCAACGTCAAGGCCGGGCGCCTTTCCTTCACCACCGATCTTGCCGGCCCCGTGGGCGAGGCCGATGTGGTGTTCATCGCCGTCGGCACGCCGTCGCGGCGCGGCGATGGTCACGCCGATCTTTCCTATGTCTATGGCTGCGCCCGCGAGATCGCGGCGGCCGTGAAAGGCTTCACCGTCGTCGTCACCAAGTCGACCGTTCCGGTCGGCACCGGCGACGAGGTCGAGCGCATCATCCGCGACACCAATCCGGCTGCCGATGTGGTCGTCGTCTCCAACCCGGAATTCCTGCGCGAGGGTGCCGCCATTGGCGACTTCAAGCGTCCGGACCGCATCGTCATCGGCATCGAGGACGAGCGCGCCCGCGAGCCGATGACCGAGGTTTACCGCCCGCTCTATCTCAACCAGGCCCCCCTGCTCTTCACCGCAAGGCGCACGTCAGAGCTGATCAAGTATGCCGGCAACGCCTTCCTCGCCATGAAGATCACCTTCATCAACGAGATGGCGGACCTGTGCGAGCGCGTCGGCGCCGATGTGCAGGACGTGGCGCGCGGCATCGGCCTTGACGGCCGCATCGGCTCGAAGTTCCTGCATGCCGGCCCCGGCTATGGCGGCTCCTGTTTCCCGAAGGACACGCTGGCCCTTGTCAAGACGGCGCAGGACCATGACAGCCCGGTGCGCCTGATCGAGACGACGGTGGCCATCAACGACCAGCGCAAGCGCGCGATGGCGCGCAAGGTGGTGACGGCCGTCGGCGGTGACGTGCGCGGCAAGACGATCGCCATCCTTGGCCTCACCTTCAAGCCGAACACCGACGACATGCGCGAGGCCCCCTCGCTGTCGATCATCCAGGCGCTGCAGGATGCCGGCGCCACCATCCGCGGCTACGACCCGGAGGGCATGGAGGCGGCGAAAGGCCTGCTCGACAACGTGACCTACACGAAGGATGCCTATGACTGCGCCACCGGCGCGGACGCCCTCGTCATCGTCACCGAATGGGACGCCTTCCGCGCCCTCGACTTCCCGCGCCTCAAGACCGTGATGACCGCCCCGGTCGTGGTCGACCTGCGCAACGTCTACAAGGCCGCCGATGTGACCCGGCACGGGTTTGCCTATGCGAGCGTGGGACGGGGTGGGCTGGACCGGGACATCAAGATCCGCGACGCGGCGGAATGA